A portion of the Thunnus maccoyii chromosome 20, fThuMac1.1, whole genome shotgun sequence genome contains these proteins:
- the LOC121887533 gene encoding probable vesicular acetylcholine transporter-B, with protein sequence MNAEGGSSGLAKSAAVKLSEMGERTKKLGTAMKDPHQQRRIILVIVCVALLLDNMLYMVIVPIIPDYLAELENEQSEHVHEVMHPNSSTNSTSQDKSNKDNLDVQIGVLFASKAILQLLVNPLSGTFIDRVGYDIPLLIGLTVMFVSTCIFAFGENYATLFAARSLQGLGSAFADTSGIAMIADKYTEEAERSKALGIALAFISFGSLVAPPFGGVLYEFVGKRVPFIVLACICLADGFLLLTVIKPFSNRTRENMPVGTPIYRLMIDPYIAVVAGALTVCNIPLAFLEPTIANWMETTMHSSQWEMGLTWLPAFFPHVLGVYITVKLAAQHPHLQWFYGALGMVIIGASSCTVPACKTFGQLIAPLCGICFGIALVDTALLPTLAFLVDVRHVSVYGSVYAIADISYSVAYAMGPIVAGQIVHNLGFVQLNLGMGLVNVLYAPALLLLRNVCQMKPSYSERDNLLEEAPQGLYDTIKMEERRGKKKSYSSAGNCLPVDENGFDPFRAQRSVSEESSGPEYT encoded by the coding sequence ATGAATGCCGAAGGGGGATCATCCGGGCTGGCCAAATCAGCCGCTGTAAAACTGTCCGAGATGGGCGAAAGAACCAAGAAGTTAGGCACCGCGATGAAAGATCCTCACCAGCAAAGAAGGATCATATTAGTGATTGTTTGCGTTGCTCTCCTGCTGGACAATATGCTCTACATGGTAATCGTGCCAATTATTCCAGACTATCTTGCTGAGCTGGAGAATGAGCAGTCAGAGCACGTCCACGAAGTGATGCATCCCAACAGTTCAACCAACAGCACAAGCCAAGACAAAAGCAACAAGGACAATTTAGATGTCCAGATAGGAGTACTTTTTGCGTCTAAAGCCATCCTGCAGCTGTTAGTAAACCCGCTGTCGGGAACTTTCATAGACCGGGTTGGATATGACATACCACTTTTAATTGGACTGACTGTCATGTTCGTTTCCACTTGCATATTTGCTTTTGGGGAGAACTATGCGACGCTCTTTGCTGCCAGAAGTTTGCAGGGTCTGGGGTCTGCTTTCGCTGACACCTCTGGAATTGCCATGATAGCCGACAAATACACcgaggaggcagagagaagcAAGGCGCTTGGCATTGCTCTGGCGTTTATCTCTTTCGGGAGTCTGGTGGCGCCTCCCTTCGGGGGTGTCCTGTACGAGTTTGTGGGCAAGAGAGTGCCCTTCATCGTGCTCGCCTGCATTTGCCTGGCTGACGGCTTTCTGTTGCTCACCGTGATCAAGCCGTTCTCCAACAGGACTAGAGAGAACATGCCAGTCGGCACCCCTATATACAGACTCATGATTGATCCGTACATAGCTGTGGTAGCCGGGGCGCTGACAGTGTGCAACATCCCCTTGGCTTTTCTTGAGCCCACCATAGCCAACTGGATGGAGACCACCATGCACTCCTCACAGTGGGAAATGGGACTCACGTGGCTCCCTGCCTTCTTTCCTCACGTCCTCGGTGTGTACATAACAGTTAAATTGGCAGCACAGCATCCACATTTGCAGTGGTTCTACGGAGCTTTGGGTATGGTTATCATAGGGGCAAGCTCCTGCACAGTTCCGGCATGCAAAACTTTTGGGCAGCTCATCGCGCCGTTGTGCGGCATTTGTTTTGGCATCGCACTTGTAGACACTGCCCTGTTGCCGACACTCGCTTTTCTGGTTGACGTGCGTCATGTTTCAGTGTATGGTAGTGTTTATGCTATAGCGGATATTTCCTATTCTGTCGCATATGCCATGGGTCCTATAGTAGCCGGCCAGATAGTGCACAATCTCGGGTTTGTACAACTTAATCTGGGTATGGGTCTCGTCAATGTGCTTTACGCACcagccctgctgctgctgcgcaACGTGTGCCAAATGAAACCGTCCTACTCAGAGAGAGATAACCTGTTAGAAGAAGCTCCGCAGGGGCTGTACGATACTATCAaaatggaggagaggagaggtaaaAAGAAGAGTTACAGTTCGGCAGGGAATTGCCTTCCAGTAGATGAAAATGGGTTTGACCCCTTTAGAGCACAACGGTCCGTGTCAGAGGAGTCGTCCGGTCCCGAGTATACTTAA